Part of the Georgenia sp. TF02-10 genome, TTCCCGGACTGGGCCTCCTACCGGCCAAACTCGATCTGGATCTACGACACGACCCACTTCACCGCGGCCGGGATGGCGGTGCTGATCATCGAGGACCTGGTCTCGCGCAAGTGGCTCACGCACGTGGTCTCGGCCGAGGAGACCCACGTCCAGGTCCGGCTCGGCTTCGAGCAGGCTCTTGACGCCGAGGGCTTGCTCGACCTTGCGGTGCAGCGGGCCGAGGACCGAGGTCGGAACTTGGAGCTGGACGGGGAGGATGAGTTGACCCCGATCCTGCTGGCGGTCTCGGACAACGGCTCGCAGATGATCGCCGGGCACACCCGCAAGTTCATGGCCATGGTCGCCATCGCCCAGCACTTCGGCCGGCCCTCAACGCCGACCGACCAGGCCTGGATCGAGTCCCTCAACGGGACGGTGAAGACCGAGTGGCCCCACCTGCTGGCAATCACCGACCCCGCTGTCCTGCGCGCCGAGCTCGACGTCGTCCGCTCCGAGTACAACGGCTCGCGGCTGCACTCGGGCATCGGCTACGTCACCCCGCTGGACGAGCACGAGGGCCGCGGCGAAGCCATCCGTCGGGCCCGGCGCGAGGGGCTGGCCCGCGCTGCCCGCCAGCGCCTTGCCTACCACCGAGCACACCGGAAGAATCAACCCAACCCAGGAGACCCCGATGTGGTGTGATCCCACGGCCTAAAGCGGACAAAGACGCTGACACAGGTCAATCACCGCGCTGCACGCGGACGCCGCCGGCGGCGATCCGGCGACGTGCTCCGCCGAGGACGTCTGCCGCTACCTGTGAAGAGCACGCGGCCCGTGGGACCATCGCGACATGGCCGATGACACCCTGCAGCGGTGCTCGTGCTGCGGCCGACTGCGGCCACGCAAGGCGCTCCACGCACTCGGCAGCGAGCCGGCCTACATCTGCCGCAGGTGCGGGCTCTGGGTCGCTCTTCGCTTCTCTCGCCACTGAGCGACCCACCCCGCAAGGAGGGGCGCCGGCGACCGCTCACTGCGGGGTTGGGTGGGGGTCAGTAGCGCGGGTCTGTGTCCGGTGGTGGTGGTTCATGCCCATTCGACGGTGCCTGCTCCGCCGTCGACGGTGACGAGTTGGCCGTCGTGCAGCCGGGCGGTGGCGTCGCCGGTGCCGACGACGGCGGGGATGCCGTACTCGCGGGCGACGAGCGAGGCGTGAGCGGCGAGGGTGCCGCCGTCGGTGACCACTGCGGCGGCTCTGGCGAACAGTGGTGTCCAGGCCGGTGCGGTGCTCCGGGCGACGAGGACGTCCCCGGTGGTGAAGTGGGCGAGGTCCTCTGGACCGGTGATGATGCGGACCGGGCCGGTCGCTCGTCCTGCGCTGGCGGGTTGCCCGATGATGGCTGCCTCCGGGGGCGTGTGGGTGCGGGCTGCGTTGACTGCGCGGGCGATCGGGTCGCCGATGAACCGGGGCGGCTGGCCCAGGGTGAGTGGAGCGACCAAGCGGCGCTGCTTCTCCCACGCGGCTCGGCGACTGTCCGCTGCTTCCGCGCGTGGCGTGGGGTCGCCATCAAGTGCGGAGGTTAGTTCCTCGAGGGTGAGGAAGAACAGCTGGGTGCGCTGGTCGATGACGCCGCGGGTGGTGAGGTGGTCGCCAAGGCGGTGAGCGCAGCGGCGAAGGAGGGGCCAGCCGAGGGTGAGGTCCCGGGCTTGTTCCTCCCTGACAGTGGTGTAGCGCTGCACGGTCCGCAGCAGCCGGTGTCCCTGCCCTACAACGACGTGCGCCTCCAAGACCCCCAGCACGTCGTCGCGCGGCGCGCCGTCCAAGCCCAGCTCGCCCTCACTCTGCACAGACTCACTGAGGTGAGGGATTGATCTCGGACCATGGCCCCAACGGATAGAATCCGGAGGGAGACAGGGAAGGGAACCAATGGCCCCGAGAAAGTTCAGCGAGGAGTTCAAGACCGAGGCCGTCCGCGCGGTCGTCGAGTCCTCGCGCACGATCGCCGACGTGGCGAGAGAAAACGGTATCGGCGCGGAGACGCTGCGGAAGTGGGTGAACAAGTACCGCCGCGAGCACGCCGGCGACGAGCCCGCGCTCAGCGAGCACGAGCGGACCGAGCTCGCCCGGCTCCGCAAGGAGAACCGCGAGCTGAAGATGGAGCAGGAGTTCCTAAAAAAAGCGGCGGCCTTCTTCGCCAAGGAGTACCGGTGAGCGCGAAGTACGCGTTCATCAACGGCGAGGAAGGCAACTACCCCCTGCGGAGCATGTGCACCTGGGCGAACGTGTCCCGCTCGGGCTACTGCGCCTGGCGCAAGCGCAAGCCCTCGGCCACCGCCCGCTGGCGCGCCGAGCTCGGCGAGATCATCGAGCACATCTTCGTGGAGTCTGACCGCACCTACGGCCACCGCCGCGTCCACGCCGCCCTGGCCCGGATGGGCCGCGCGTGCGACCCGCAGACCGTCCGCTCGGTCATGGCCGAGCGGGGCCTGGTGGCCTGCCAGCCCAGGCGCCGCAGGCCGGTCACGACCGTCGCCTCCGACGCCGGGTCCACCCCGGACCTCGTGCAGCGGGACTTCACCGCCACCGAGCCGGGCGTGAAGCTGGTCGGGGACATCACCTACATCGACACCTGGCAGGGCTGGGTGTACCTGGCCACCGTGCTGGACTGCTTCTCCAAGAAGGTCGTCGGCTATGCGATGGCCGCCCATATGCGCACCGAGCTGGTCACCGCCGCCCTGGACATGGCCGCCCGCAACGGCCGCGTCCGAAAGGGCGTGACGATCTTCCACTCCGACCGCGGCACGCAATACACTTCCCAGGAGTTCGCCGACCACACGCAGCGGCTGGGCATCACCCGGTCGGTGGGCCGGACCGGTATCTGCTACGATAATGCCTGGGCGGAATCGTTCAACGCTACGCTGAAGGTCGAGCGGGTTCATCGGACCGCGTACCCGACCCGTGAGCACGCCGTCCGGGACGTGACTCGGTACATCGAGTTACGCTACAATCAGAACCGGCTTCACTCGGCCCTGGACTACCGCACGCCGAACGAGGTCGAGCACGCCTGGTACGAGTCGAACGAGACTGCCTGACCAAAATCCAACAGATCACCGGTCCGAAAAACGTCCCTCAGCCCACACCCGCCCCGGCGGGTACACGATCCTCCTCGCCTCCCACGACCTGATGGACCAGCCGTTCCCCGAAGCGCGCCGGCACCTGCACCTCGTCGCCGACCTGCTCGGTGCGGTCCGCCTCCCGGCCGGCGCCCACCGCAGGCTCCCCGGCCTGGACCTGCCCACCGACCTGCTCGTCCTTCGGCACCGGCCCGACGGTCAGAGCAGCCGGTCGCAGGACTTCGAGCACACCACCACCATCCACGTCGACGACCGCGACGTGGAGATCAACACCTACTTCGAGAACAACATCGGCCAAGTGCTCGGCACCGTCGGCGCCGACCCTCTCGCCTGGGGACCCGCCGCCGTCACCGTCTCCAGCACACCCGACCGACTCGACCGTGACCTCGCCGAAGGCCTCCGCAACATCACCGCTCACGGGCTCCGCACGGGCCTGGCCTATGCGCCAGACGCGATCCGTCCGGGGCCGCAGGAGCCGTCCGTCGCCGACCTGATCCGCCAGCGCGACAGCCAGGCAGCAGCCACCCCGCCACGCCCCCACCCCCGCCACATCCACCGCCGCACCGGGCTCGACCGATGACCGTCGACGACACCCGAGAAGGTTCCGCCGGGCGGGGAGCCTCCTCTTCGTCCTGCGTGCGACCTTCCTCGAACGCCCCGGGCTGAGCACCGGCGCCCGATCAGGTTCCCCACCCGTATAGGAGATGAGCACAATGCGGTCCTCGAAGACCACCACTGTCCGAAACGCTGTGCTTCCGGCCAACCTCGTCTCGTTGGCAGTCGCCGCCGAACATATCGGCGTCCACCCGAAGACGCTGCGCCGGCGGATCGCCGACGGCACTCTCACCGGATACCGCATTGGCCGGATGGTCCGGGTCGATCTCGACGAGGTCGCCCGGTGCCTGATAACGACCATCACCACGACGCGGACCGTTGCCTGAGAGTGGGCGACACTGGTCGTTGCGGGACTTCTGTGGGCCTACGGATCCGGCCCGTGGGCCCATACGACCATCGGGTTGCGGCATCGGTCCTGGTCACGTGCCGCGTCACCGGCCGTCCGTTGTCAGTCGGAGTCCGACGCCGTGGGCCTAGGCCTGTCGAAACTGTGGGCCTCCACACGACCCGTGTCGCTCACTTGGACTGGTTGTCACCGGTGCGTTTCGGATGGGAGTTCTTCCTGCCATGAGACGCCTGCGACTTCTTCTTCGGCGCCGTCAGGTCGATCGGCACCAGGATGAAGTCATCCAGCGCGTCGGCGATGTGAGCGTCGCGCGCCGCGGCGGCCGTCTGGTACTTCATGGCCGCGTTGGGTGTGGTGTGCCCCAGTCGCGCCTGCAGCTCCGCGATCGTCGCCCCGGTGCGTGCCGCCTGAGTCGCTGCGGTCGCACGTAGGTCGTGGATGCGCAGGTCCGGCCGGCCGATCGCCCGTCGCGCCTCATTCCACACTTGGTGAAGCACTGACTGAGAGATCGGCGTGCCCACGTGGGAAGGGAAGACCAGCCCGTCGGGACCGGCCTGGGAGAACGCGGCCATGTGTGTCGCGAGGACGTTCGTCACCGATGCCGGCAGGTGAACGATCCGCGCACCGGCCTCGGTCTTGACCGCCCGCACGACCTTGCCCTGGCCGCGCAGGTTCTGGATCTGCTCATCGACGACGACCCTGCGGCCGACGAGGTCGATGTTTCGGCGACGGAGGTTGCGAAACTCTCCGGATCGCAGGCCCGACCAGGCTGCCAGGAGAATCATGGCCCGGTACCGCTCGTCGAGGTGAAGCAGCGCCTCGGCGATCTGCTCAGGGGTGGCGATGGTTTTCTTCGACCTGCGCGGCGCCTCGGAGGCACCACGGATCGTGCACGGGTTGTGGTCGATCAGCCGGTCGCGGACCGCGGCGTTGAAGACCGAGGACAGAAACCCGTACACACGCGCGGTCATCGTCTTGCCGGTCTGGCCCTGCAGCCTCGTGTACCAGGAGGTGATGTCGCGAGCGGAGATCGCCCTCAGCGACTTCCTGCCAAGCTCGTCGTGGGCGAGGAACCGCTCCACGTAGCTCTCATACTCCTCGCGGGTGCGAGGGGCGAGATCGCGAAGGCTCAGGTTGGCCGCGATGTATTCGTTGAGGGTCACCGTGACGCGCGCCACCCGCTGGTCGGGCGGGAGCCACTCTCCACGCGCGATCAGCGCCTCCTCGGAGTGCAACCATGCCTCGGCGTCGATCTTGGTCGTGAAGGTCTGGTGGTACCGGCCTTCGTCGGGACCGAAGTACCGCGCACGCCATCCGGTCGTCTTGCCGGTTCTCGCGTTCTTGCGGCGTTCGGTGTTGCCGAACCCTCGCCTGCTTCCTGTTGCCATCGGCTTCGCCTCCCACGGGCTAGGTGTCTGTCGATCACCAGTCCGTGGGCCTCTGGTGGGCCTCCAGGAGGCCCACAGGGGGCATTCGGGTCCTCTCGTGTCCATCTGGGGCGGACACGGGAAGGGCCCCTGACCTGCGCTTTCGCTGGTCAGGGGCCCCATCAATCTGGTGGGCGATACTGGGATCGAACCAGTGACCTCTTCCGTGTCAGGGAAGCGCGCTACCGCTGCGCCAATCGCCCAGAGGGTGTTTCGAGGTGGCGACGGGATTCGAACCCGTGTATACGGCTTTGCAGGCCGCTGCCTCGCCTCTCGGCCACGCCACCCTGAGGCTGGTGTCCACCGGGTGGTGGTGCCCTCCGAGCGGATGACGGGACTCGAACCCGCGACCCTCACCTTGGCAAGGTGATGCTCTACCAACTGAGCCACATCCGCTTGTCCGCCGGCTGGTGTGCCCGCGGCTGCCTGCAGAACTCTAGACCAGCGGCGTGGGCAAGTCCAAGCCGGACCGGTGGTGGCCGGATGTCGCCCATGCCACAGTGGCAGCCATGCCTGGCGAGCCCCGCACCGAGCCCCGAATCGTTCTGTGGCACGACGGCCGCCTGCGCGACCCGGCCGAGCCGCTGGTGCGGGCCACCGACCACGGCCTGACCGTGGGCGACGGCGTCTTCGAGGCCTGCGAGCTGCTCGACGGCGTCCCCTTCGCCCTCACCCGACACCTCGACCGCCTCGAGCGGTCCGCCGCGGGCCTCGGGATCCCGCTGCCCGACCGGGCCACCGTCCGGCGAGCGGTGACGGAGGTCGCCGAGGCGTGGGGCACCGAGCTCGCCCGCATCCGCATCCTGTGGACCGCCGGGCCCGGGCCGCTCGGCTCGGACGCCGCCTGGGGACCCGGAACGCTCCTGGTCGCTGCGGCGGCAGTGGGGGCACCCGCCGCCGTCCCCGTCGCCGTCGTCCCCTGGACCCGCAACGAGCGGTCGGCCATCGCCGGGCTGAAGACGACCTCCTACGCCGAGAACGTCCGGGCCCTGGCGTGGGCCCACGAGCGCGGGGCCGGCGAGGCGGTCTTCGGCAACACCCGGGGCGAGCTGTGCGAGGGCACCGGCACCAACGTCTTCGTCGAGCGCGACGGCGCGCTGCTCACCCCGCCGCTGGAGTCCGGCTGCCTGGCCGGCGTCACCCGCGCCGTCGTCCTGGAATGGGCGCGCGAGGAGGGCATGGACGTGCGCGAGGAGACGCTGCCGCTCACCGCGCTGACGGAGGCTGAGCACGCGGCGCTTACCTCCTCCACCCGCGGGGTGGTGCCGATCAGCGCCGTCGACGGCCGGCCGCTGGAGCCCGGGCCGCTGACGACCCGCGCCGCGGAGATCTACACCCGACGCCACGTCGCCACGCCCGACCCGTGAGCGTCCGGTCCGTCGACCGCCGCAGTTTCGCGATCGATCGGCTCGTTCGGTAGGATCGCTGCTCGCGGTACCGGCCACCGCCGGCCCGGGCGATTGGCTCAGTGGTAGAGCGCCTCGTTCACACCGAGGAGGTCACTGGTTCGAACCCAGTATCGCCCACGAGCAAGGCCCCAGGTCATCGACCTGGGGCCTTCGTCTTGTCCAGCGGTCCAGCGTAGCGAGCGATCGTGTGCCGTCAGGTTCCCAGCGGGGTTGAGATTGCCTCCGCGAACGCCTCCAGCATCGTCGGTAGTCGGCGCGGAGTATCCGTCAGGTCGTTACGTTGGCGATGGCACGCTCCGACGCTCGGCTGACCGATCGACGACCCGACAACTCGCTCGCCGGTTGACCCTAGGGGCGACGGACGTCGACCAGGTCATTGATGATCCGAAAGTCAGCAGCGTTGTGGGTGAGCAGCGGCACGCCCTCGACAGATGCCGTGGCAGCGATGGCTAGATCAATCTGACGCCGGCGAGGTTTCCCTCCTCGTTGACTGACTGCGGCTGCCAGGCGCCCCCAGGCTCGTGCCACCTCGGTCGTGACCGGAAGGGGATCGAAGCTGGCTTCGACGGCAGCGAGCCGATCGGTTCGGCGCGCCCGCTCGGCGTAGTTGCGGGCCTGGAGCACACCGAAGTGCAGCTCGGTGAGTGATACGACGCTGATTGCGGCGTCGACGTCGACCGGAGCATCGTCACTGATGAGGACCGACGTGTCGAGCAGAGCTCTCATGACGCGAACGGGTCGACGATCTCGGCGTCCAGTCGATCCAGGTCGTCTTCCATCTCGCGTGGGGCCGGGCCCTGCCAGACGCGGGCAAGCGCAGGACCGCTCACCCAGCGACGACGCTGGGCGGGGCGAAGCTCGGCCACGGGTCGACCGGCGACGGTCACCATGAGGCTCTCACCGGCCTCAACCCTGCGGAGTACCTCCCCGACATTGTTGCGGAGCTCCTTCTGCGGGATCACGTCCATGGACACCATGGTAGCACTTCTGCTACGGCACTCCTGCTGGGCGCAGTCGGTACAGAGACTCAGGTCTCGTCCCTGCTCTGAGCCACGCCATGGCGCGCCGTCTGGTCCCGTGGCCGACGGTCTCGTACGCCTCGCGCACGAGGTACGGGATGGTGTCGTCGATCTTGCCTGGCCACTCGCCCAACGGAGCTCCGACGCGGTGCGTTCGTTCTCGCATCGCTCGCCTGTCCTGACGCCGTACCGCATCGGCTCCACGCACGCCGGCGGCCACGTGGTTCCCTCGAGCTCTGATACGCCACCCCCCGCTGGGCGGAGGTGAGCGTCGACCGCCACAGGTGGGAGCCGTCTTGACAGCTCCTGCGCCTGCTCCCGGACACCGCCGTCCCCAGGCGGATAACCCCGCCCGTGAGGAGTTCTTCCGGCGGGCGTCGAGGCCGAGCTCAGCGCGCAGCTGGGCCCGGAGCGAACGGCACCGACCCGGTCGACGGGCGACGGGCGTGGTGGCCATCCGGCCGGCCGCTCTGGCCCTCGGCGGCGCGGTTGTCGCTCCCGTCCGCCCAACCTCCTCCGCCGCCTGGGCGTGAGCGCCCTCACCTGCGCGTCGGGGGCGGCGGCACCGGCCCCATGACAGCCTTACCCCCATGCAGACCTGGCCTGGCCGTCCCTACCCGCTCGGCGCCACCTACGACGGCTCGGGCACCAACTTCGCCCTCTTCTCCTCCGTCGCCGAGCGGGTGGAGCTGTGCCTGCTCGACGACGACGGCGGCGAGACCCGCCTAGAGCTCACCGAGGTCGACGCGCACGTGTGGCACGCCTACCTCCCCGGTGCCCAGCCCGGGCAGCGGTACGGCTACCGCGTGCACGGGCCCTACGACCCCGACCAGGGCCACCGGTGCGACCCGAGCAAGCTCCTGCTCGACCCGTACGCCAAGGCCATCGACGGGCAGATCGACGCCCACCCCTCGCTGTACTCCTACGACATGGCCGACCCAGCCGCCCGCAACACCGCAGACTCCCTCGGGCACACCATGACCTCGGTGGTCATCAACCCGTTCTTCGACTGGGGCTACGACCGGCCGCCGGGCCACGAGTACCACGACTCGGTCATCTACGAGGCGCACGTCAAGGGCATGACCCAGCGCCACCCCGACGTGCCCGAGGAGCTGCGCGGCACCTACGCCGGGATGGCCCACCCCGCCGTCGTCGACCACCTCGCCGGGCTCGGAGTGACCGCGGTGGAGCTCATGCCGGTCCACCAGTTCGTCAACGACCCGCACCTGCAGGCCAAGGGCCTGACCAACTACTGGGGCTACAACACCATCGGCTTCTTCGCCCCGCACAACGGCTACGCCGCCTACGGCACCCGCGGGGAGCAGGTCCAGGAGTTCAAGTCGGTGGTCAAGGCGATGCACGAGGCGAACATCGAGGTGATCCTCGACGTCGTCTACAACCACACCGCCGAGGGCAACCACCTGGGCCCGACGCTGTCCTTCCGCGGGATCGACAACGCCTCCTACTACCGGCTGGTCGACGGCGACCGGGCGCACTACTTCGACACCACCGGCACCGGCAACTCCCTGCTCATGCGCTCCCCGCACACGCTGCAGATGATCATGGACTCGCTGCGGTACTGGATCGAGGAGATGCGGGTGGACGGGTTCCGCTTCGACCTCGCCTCCACCCTGGCCCGCGAGCTGCACGCCGTGGACCGGCTCTCGGCCTTCTTCGACATCGTCCAGCAGGACCCCGAGATCTCCCAGGTCAAGCTCATCGCCGAGCCGTGGGACGTGGGCGAGGGCGGCTACCAGGTGGGCGGGTTCCCGCCGCTGTGGTCGGAGTGGAACGGCAAGTACCGGGACACCGTCCGGGACTTCTGGCGCGGCGAGCCCGCCACGCTCGGGGAGTTCGCCAGCCGGCTCGCCGGCTCCGCCGACCTGTACGAGCACACCGGCCGCCGGCCGGTCTCCTCGATCAACTTCGTCACCGCCCACGACGGGTTCACCCTGCGGGACCTGGTCTCCTACAACGAGAAGCACAACGAGGCCAACGGCGAGGGCAACGCCGACGGGGAGTCGCACAACCGGTCCTGGAACTGCGGGGTGGAGGGCCCCACCGACGACCCGGAGGTCGGCCGGCTGCGCGCGCGCCAGCAGCGCAACTTCCTCACCACCCTGCTGTTCAGCCAGGGCGTGCCGATGATCGCGCACGGGGACGAGATCGGCCGCACCCAGCAGGGCAACAACAACGTCTACTGCCAGGACAACGAGCTGTCCTGGGTGGACTGGGACCTCAGCGAGGACCAGCGGGACCTGCTGGAGTTCACCAGGTCCCTCGTCCAGCTCCGCCGGGACCACCCGGTGCTGCGCCGGCGCCGGTTCTTCGCCGGCGCCCCCGAGCACGGCGGGGAGTCCGAGATCGGGGACATCGAGTGGTTCACCCCGGCCGCCGAGCACATGGCCGCCGAGGACTGGGGCGTGTCCTACGCCCGCTCGGTGATGGTCTTCCTCAACGGCAGCGCCATCCCCGAGCCCGACGCGCGGGGGAACCGGATCGTGGACGACTCCATCCTCTGCCTGCTCAACGCCGACGGCGCCGCCATCGACTTCCAGCTCCCCGGCTCCGGGTACGGGGCCAGCTGGACCACCGTCGTGGACACCACCACCCCGGACGCCGAGCCCACCGAGCACCCCGCCGGCGCCACCCTGACGGTGACCGGGCGCAGCGTGGTGCTGCTGGTGTGCCCGCAGGGCGAGGACCTGTGAGCGCGGCCGACGGCGCCCGGCCGGGCAGCGCGGCCGACGGCGCCGAGCCGGGCAGCGTGGCCGACGGCGCCCGGCCGGGCAGCGCCGTCGACGGCGCCGAGCCCCACCCCGGGCCGGACTACGCCCACCGGCCCGCGGCCGGCCGGCGCCAGCCGGTGTCCACCTACCGC contains:
- a CDS encoding integrase core domain-containing protein; the encoded protein is MPTAPVPVRVDAGTKQVLLDLVEHAEGEGWPAARACEVLGLQERRLRRWRRRADSEAGLDDARPGASVNALRPVEIEAILAAFETFGERDFSHRRLAHRGSYEDLFWASPSTVRRVLTDHDLRFRHPPRPTRGQRRPFPDWASYRPNSIWIYDTTHFTAAGMAVLIIEDLVSRKWLTHVVSAEETHVQVRLGFEQALDAEGLLDLAVQRAEDRGRNLELDGEDELTPILLAVSDNGSQMIAGHTRKFMAMVAIAQHFGRPSTPTDQAWIESLNGTVKTEWPHLLAITDPAVLRAELDVVRSEYNGSRLHSGIGYVTPLDEHEGRGEAIRRARREGLARAARQRLAYHRAHRKNQPNPGDPDVV
- a CDS encoding PEP-utilizing enzyme, with the translated sequence MQSEGELGLDGAPRDDVLGVLEAHVVVGQGHRLLRTVQRYTTVREEQARDLTLGWPLLRRCAHRLGDHLTTRGVIDQRTQLFFLTLEELTSALDGDPTPRAEAADSRRAAWEKQRRLVAPLTLGQPPRFIGDPIARAVNAARTHTPPEAAIIGQPASAGRATGPVRIITGPEDLAHFTTGDVLVARSTAPAWTPLFARAAAVVTDGGTLAAHASLVAREYGIPAVVGTGDATARLHDGQLVTVDGGAGTVEWA
- a CDS encoding IS3 family transposase (programmed frameshift) — its product is MAPRKFSEEFKTEAVRAVVESSRTIADVARENGIGAETLRKWVNKYRREHAGDEPALSEHERTELARLRKENRELKMEQEFPKKSGGLLRQGVPVSAKYAFINGEEGNYPLRSMCTWANVSRSGYCAWRKRKPSATARWRAELGEIIEHIFVESDRTYGHRRVHAALARMGRACDPQTVRSVMAERGLVACQPRRRRPVTTVASDAGSTPDLVQRDFTATEPGVKLVGDITYIDTWQGWVYLATVLDCFSKKVVGYAMAAHMRTELVTAALDMAARNGRVRKGVTIFHSDRGTQYTSQEFADHTQRLGITRSVGRTGICYDNAWAESFNATLKVERVHRTAYPTREHAVRDVTRYIELRYNQNRLHSALDYRTPNEVEHAWYESNETA
- a CDS encoding helix-turn-helix domain-containing protein; its protein translation is MAVAAEHIGVHPKTLRRRIADGTLTGYRIGRMVRVDLDEVARCLITTITTTRTVA
- a CDS encoding tyrosine-type recombinase/integrase, with the translated sequence MATGSRRGFGNTERRKNARTGKTTGWRARYFGPDEGRYHQTFTTKIDAEAWLHSEEALIARGEWLPPDQRVARVTVTLNEYIAANLSLRDLAPRTREEYESYVERFLAHDELGRKSLRAISARDITSWYTRLQGQTGKTMTARVYGFLSSVFNAAVRDRLIDHNPCTIRGASEAPRRSKKTIATPEQIAEALLHLDERYRAMILLAAWSGLRSGEFRNLRRRNIDLVGRRVVVDEQIQNLRGQGKVVRAVKTEAGARIVHLPASVTNVLATHMAAFSQAGPDGLVFPSHVGTPISQSVLHQVWNEARRAIGRPDLRIHDLRATAATQAARTGATIAELQARLGHTTPNAAMKYQTAAAARDAHIADALDDFILVPIDLTAPKKKSQASHGRKNSHPKRTGDNQSK
- a CDS encoding aminotransferase class IV is translated as MPGEPRTEPRIVLWHDGRLRDPAEPLVRATDHGLTVGDGVFEACELLDGVPFALTRHLDRLERSAAGLGIPLPDRATVRRAVTEVAEAWGTELARIRILWTAGPGPLGSDAAWGPGTLLVAAAAVGAPAAVPVAVVPWTRNERSAIAGLKTTSYAENVRALAWAHERGAGEAVFGNTRGELCEGTGTNVFVERDGALLTPPLESGCLAGVTRAVVLEWAREEGMDVREETLPLTALTEAEHAALTSSTRGVVPISAVDGRPLEPGPLTTRAAEIYTRRHVATPDP
- a CDS encoding PIN domain-containing protein, which produces MRALLDTSVLISDDAPVDVDAAISVVSLTELHFGVLQARNYAERARRTDRLAAVEASFDPLPVTTEVARAWGRLAAAVSQRGGKPRRRQIDLAIAATASVEGVPLLTHNAADFRIINDLVDVRRP
- a CDS encoding type II toxin-antitoxin system Phd/YefM family antitoxin, with translation MDVIPQKELRNNVGEVLRRVEAGESLMVTVAGRPVAELRPAQRRRWVSGPALARVWQGPAPREMEDDLDRLDAEIVDPFAS
- the glgX gene encoding glycogen debranching protein GlgX; this translates as MQTWPGRPYPLGATYDGSGTNFALFSSVAERVELCLLDDDGGETRLELTEVDAHVWHAYLPGAQPGQRYGYRVHGPYDPDQGHRCDPSKLLLDPYAKAIDGQIDAHPSLYSYDMADPAARNTADSLGHTMTSVVINPFFDWGYDRPPGHEYHDSVIYEAHVKGMTQRHPDVPEELRGTYAGMAHPAVVDHLAGLGVTAVELMPVHQFVNDPHLQAKGLTNYWGYNTIGFFAPHNGYAAYGTRGEQVQEFKSVVKAMHEANIEVILDVVYNHTAEGNHLGPTLSFRGIDNASYYRLVDGDRAHYFDTTGTGNSLLMRSPHTLQMIMDSLRYWIEEMRVDGFRFDLASTLARELHAVDRLSAFFDIVQQDPEISQVKLIAEPWDVGEGGYQVGGFPPLWSEWNGKYRDTVRDFWRGEPATLGEFASRLAGSADLYEHTGRRPVSSINFVTAHDGFTLRDLVSYNEKHNEANGEGNADGESHNRSWNCGVEGPTDDPEVGRLRARQQRNFLTTLLFSQGVPMIAHGDEIGRTQQGNNNVYCQDNELSWVDWDLSEDQRDLLEFTRSLVQLRRDHPVLRRRRFFAGAPEHGGESEIGDIEWFTPAAEHMAAEDWGVSYARSVMVFLNGSAIPEPDARGNRIVDDSILCLLNADGAAIDFQLPGSGYGASWTTVVDTTTPDAEPTEHPAGATLTVTGRSVVLLVCPQGEDL